GCCCACGGGAATTATAGAACCGGCCAGGGCGGAGTGAATGAATCCGTGTCTCGTCCCACCCCGGAGCCAGCGGGGAGATAGTAGGGGTCGCTTCGGCTTCGCTCAGGGCAGGCTCTCGACTCGGGCCGAAGCCCTCGCTCGGGATGACACAAAAAGATTCTCGGCGTTCTCGGCGATCTCGGCGGTGAAAGCTAGGCTTTCTGTTGCTGGGCTTGGGCGGCGGCGGCAGCGGCGGCGGCGCTGGCATCGGTCTGGTCGGAGCCCTTGCCGCCGGCGAGGATACGGTGGTGGATGCAGTACAGCGCCAGCTCAAGGCGATCGGAGACGCCCAGCTTGTCGTACACCTTGCGCAGGTAGTTCTTCACCACCTGCTCGGTGGTCCCGATCTCGCTGGCGATCTCCTTGTTCTTCATCCCCTGGGTGACGCAGGACACGATGAGCAGCTCCTTGTCGGTCAGCTTCGTCTTGTGGCGTGGTGACGTGAGCTGCGAGGCCTGCGAGCGGTAGGCCTCCATGACCCAGTTGATGCCCTGGTTGTCGAGCCAGGTCTCGCCCTCGGCCACCTTGCGCACGCAGCGCACCAGCAGGTCGGGGGAGATGGAGCGGGGCACGATACCGCGAACGCCGCGGCGGAAATACTCGATGGTGGCTTCCTCGTCCATGGACTCGGCGATGACCACGATGCGGGCGTTGGGAGCGCGTTTGGAGACTTCGCCCACGGCCTCTGCGGGATTGGGGCAGATGCCGGATTCGAACAGGATCACGTCGGGCGAGAACTTTTGGGCGGCGGCCAGGGTCTGGCCGAGGGTCTCGGCCTGGGCGACCACGCGCAGCTCGTCCTCCAGGGCGAAGATCTTGCGGATGCCGACGCGGTAGATGGCCTGGCTGTCGGCCAGCAACACCTTCAGGACCGGCGCTGAGCCGGACTTTCCCTCATTTGTAGCTTTGGCGGGAGGGCTGCCGGGTTTGGGAGTCGCACTACCCATGTATTGCTGATCGTGCGTTTAATTGCGGTCGAAACGATACTCGTCGATAACGGCGGCGACGGCTCTGCGGTTGCCCTCCTCCGCGCATCGCACCACTCGACCCACACACTTTACCATCACATCGGAAGCGGTCCCCAGCACGGTGGCGGGCATGGCGATGGCAAACTCGATTCGCGAGCCTGGGGCCATATCGGCGTCCACGGTGAACAGAACGCCGCCGGCGGAGATGTTCTCCGTCTCCGCGTGGTGTTCCTGCTTGGCTTCGGTCGTAATGGCTACCGGCAACTTGATCGGGAAGCGGACAGAACTGCGCAGTTCATCCGTCTGCTCGGAATTTTGCATGGCAGCTAGCTTATACACCCGGTTTGGGAGGGAAATGAAGCGTTTTGTGCGAGATACGAGGTAACGAAGGTCATAGGAGGGGAGATGACCTGGCGGGCGGGGCGGAGGTTACTTCAGGATGCGGATAGCAAGGGAGAGCGGGCAGATAGCAGGAGGCTGGGGGGCAGGAAGCAGGGGGCAGGAGGTAGGCCAGCAGGAGCCAGCGGGCGGGAGCTGCATCCCGCCGTCTGCATCCTGCGACCTAAAACTTAGTGACCTCGGTGAAGTTGAAGTCGCGCACCTTCATGGGCGGAACGACCATGTCGAAGGACTCTTCCCCGCTGGCCCGTACCGGCGTACCCAAGGCTTCCACGCCCGAGAGCATGGCGATCAGGCTCTGATTAAAGCGGAAGTTGCGCACGCCGCCCTGGATCTTGCCGTTCTCCACCAGGAAGGTGCCGTCGCGGGTCATGCCGGTGAGGATCTTCTCGTAGGGATCCACCTCGCGGATGTACCAGAGGCGGGTGACCAGGATGGCGCGCTCGGTGGAGGCGATCATCTGGTCCACGGTCCGGCGCTGGGCCTCGGGGCCAGCGTCAAAGACGATGTTGAGCGGAACTTCGCCAATCTCGTTGGGCAGGGGCAGGCCGTGGCCGGTGGGACGGATGTCGCCGACCTTCGCGGCGTACTCGGACTGCTTCATTTTTTCGGCGGTACCGCGCGCGTACACCAGGCTCTTGATGGTCCCACGATCGACAAGCTGGACGCGCTGGCGGCGGACACCTTCGCCGTCGAACGCCGGCCCGGACTGGAGCGGGTGGTAGGCGTCGTCCCAGATGCTGACGTTTTCGCCGAAGAGGCGAGCGCCCACGCGGTTGTTAAGGAACGAGCGCTGGTCGAGGACGGCCAGCCCGCCGAAGTCATAGAACATGAACCCGACCAGATCGAGGACGGCGGCGGGCTCGAGGATGACGGTGTACTTGCCGGGGGCGAGTTCCCTGGGATGGGCCGAGTCGCGGGCCTTGCGCGCCGCGGTTTCAGCCAGCGCGCCGGGGTTGAGGTTGCGCACGTCGGGGGAGTTCGCCTTCTGCCAGCCGGAGGAGTCCTCGGCGAGCATCGTAATGGAAATCTCCGACGAGGTCTGGCGATGGAAGGTCTCCAGGCCGCGGGAATTGAAGATGGCCTCCACACTGCGCGATGAGGAGTAAATCCCGGCTGTGACCAGCTGGTTGCGCTTGGCCACGTCCACGATGTTGGCGACGGCGGCGGCGCGGTCCTGCGGCGTGATGGCGGCGGTCTCCGGAAACCAGCGGTTGGGCGTGCGCTCGTCGGGGCGGTCGGGTTCGGGCTCGGCCATGGGCAGCAGGTCGGGGTCCGGCTGCTGGACCTCGGTGATGGCTTCGGCGGACCGGACGGCGCGCCGCAGCGACTCGGGATCGAGCTTGTTGGTCGTCGCGCGCGCGGTCTTCTTGCCGATCACAGTGCGAACGGAAACGACGTAGTTCTCGTCCGCAACGTTCTGGTGGATGGTGTTGTTGGCGAAGCGGGTGAGTGCGTGATGTCCGCCGGCGATCAGGACCTCGATCTCATCGGCTTCTGAGGCTCGGCTCACTATCTCGAAAATGTCGTTGGCGCGTTCTTCGTTAAGCATTCAGCTATGAGCCTTTGTATGCTGTTCCCACGGTCACATTCTTGAAACGCGCCGGACTCGCGCCGTGGCCGGTGCCCATGGTCTGCATGGGCTGGCCCTTGCCGCAGTTGGGCGTGCCCCAGAGCGTCCACTGGTCGCGCGAGCAGATGGCGTCCATGGAGGCCCAGAACTCGGTGGTGATGCCGGAGTACGACGGGTTCTTGAGCATGCGGCCCAGCTTGCCTCCCTTGATCTCCCATCCGATCTCGGTGCCGAACTGGAAGTTGTAGCGCTTGTCGTCGATCGACCAGGAGCGGTTGGTTTGCATGAGGATGCCGTGATCGGTCCCGGCGATGAGCTGCTCGAAGGTGAGTGGCTTCTCGCCCGGCAGGATGCTGACGTTGGTCATGCGGATGATGGGGATGCGGTTCCATCCTTCGGCGCGCATGGTCCCGTTGGAGCGGTTCTCGCCGATGGAGTGCGCGGTCTCGCGCGACGAGAGGTAGCCGGTGAAGAGGCCGTCTTTGATGATCGGCGTGCACTGCGCCGGAACGCCCTCGTCGTCGTAGGCAAAGGTGCCAAGGCCGGGGCCGTGGTGCTCGGTGGCATCGGCGACGACGTTGACAATGTCGCTGCCGTAACGGAGTTTCCTGAGCTTCTCCAGCGTGAGGAACGACATGCCGGCAAAGTTTGCCTCCATGCCGAGCACACGGTCGAGCTCGATGGGGTGACCGATGGATTCGTGGATCTGAAGACCGAGCTGCGAGGAGTCGAGGATGATGTCGAACTTCCCTTCCGGACATTGGTCGGCTTTGTGCAGCGAGACACACTCTTCGGCGATGCGGCGCGCGTTCTCCACCAGCTTGAGCTCGTCGATCAGCTCGTATCCCTTGTTCTGGTACTGGCCGCCGAAGGAATTGGGAAACGAGCGCTTCTGGATCTCGGTCCCCTGGAAGCTGTAGGCCGTGAATCCGGCGCCGGTGGTGGTGCGGGTCTGGTGGATGTCGGAACCTTCGGACGAATAGAACCACTGCTCGCAGCGGCGGAAGTGCAGGTTGGTCTCGGCGAGGGTCACGCCTTCGACGGCGCGGAGTTCCTTGTCTACGCGCAGCAGCAGGTCGATGTTCTGCGCGATGGAGGTGGAGAAGGGATCGATGCGGCAGGGCGAACTCCATTCGACCACAGCCGCTTTCTCCGGGGCGAGGCGCACATCGTGCTCCTTGACCCCGGCCGAGGCGCGCGCGATCTCGACCGCCTGGGCGGCAGCAGCTTCCACTCCGTCCCTGGTGAGTTCCTCCGTGGCAGCGAAGC
The window above is part of the Terriglobia bacterium genome. Proteins encoded here:
- a CDS encoding response regulator transcription factor, which encodes MGSATPKPGSPPAKATNEGKSGSAPVLKVLLADSQAIYRVGIRKIFALEDELRVVAQAETLGQTLAAAQKFSPDVILFESGICPNPAEAVGEVSKRAPNARIVVIAESMDEEATIEYFRRGVRGIVPRSISPDLLVRCVRKVAEGETWLDNQGINWVMEAYRSQASQLTSPRHKTKLTDKELLIVSCVTQGMKNKEIASEIGTTEQVVKNYLRKVYDKLGVSDRLELALYCIHHRILAGGKGSDQTDASAAAAAAAAQAQQQKA
- a CDS encoding PilZ domain-containing protein, whose protein sequence is MQNSEQTDELRSSVRFPIKLPVAITTEAKQEHHAETENISAGGVLFTVDADMAPGSRIEFAIAMPATVLGTASDVMVKCVGRVVRCAEEGNRRAVAAVIDEYRFDRN
- a CDS encoding TldD/PmbA family protein — translated: MLNEERANDIFEIVSRASEADEIEVLIAGGHHALTRFANNTIHQNVADENYVVSVRTVIGKKTARATTNKLDPESLRRAVRSAEAITEVQQPDPDLLPMAEPEPDRPDERTPNRWFPETAAITPQDRAAAVANIVDVAKRNQLVTAGIYSSSRSVEAIFNSRGLETFHRQTSSEISITMLAEDSSGWQKANSPDVRNLNPGALAETAARKARDSAHPRELAPGKYTVILEPAAVLDLVGFMFYDFGGLAVLDQRSFLNNRVGARLFGENVSIWDDAYHPLQSGPAFDGEGVRRQRVQLVDRGTIKSLVYARGTAEKMKQSEYAAKVGDIRPTGHGLPLPNEIGEVPLNIVFDAGPEAQRRTVDQMIASTERAILVTRLWYIREVDPYEKILTGMTRDGTFLVENGKIQGGVRNFRFNQSLIAMLSGVEALGTPVRASGEESFDMVVPPMKVRDFNFTEVTKF
- a CDS encoding TldD/PmbA family protein produces the protein MKQIADWALNTATQRGATYCDLRVVDERHRLLATKNGAVGHASESESLGVGIRVIVNGSWGFAATEELTRDGVEAAAAQAVEIARASAGVKEHDVRLAPEKAAVVEWSSPCRIDPFSTSIAQNIDLLLRVDKELRAVEGVTLAETNLHFRRCEQWFYSSEGSDIHQTRTTTGAGFTAYSFQGTEIQKRSFPNSFGGQYQNKGYELIDELKLVENARRIAEECVSLHKADQCPEGKFDIILDSSQLGLQIHESIGHPIELDRVLGMEANFAGMSFLTLEKLRKLRYGSDIVNVVADATEHHGPGLGTFAYDDEGVPAQCTPIIKDGLFTGYLSSRETAHSIGENRSNGTMRAEGWNRIPIIRMTNVSILPGEKPLTFEQLIAGTDHGILMQTNRSWSIDDKRYNFQFGTEIGWEIKGGKLGRMLKNPSYSGITTEFWASMDAICSRDQWTLWGTPNCGKGQPMQTMGTGHGASPARFKNVTVGTAYKGS